The DNA region tccaggagattcaataCACTCTGACCTCCCTGGCACCAGGAACTCATGATGCATATATACAGGCaatacaggcaaacactcatacacaaataaatctGAAGAAACCCTGTGGAGGATTTTCTTGATTTGATCATTTGAGATGGGAAAACCCACCTTAAACCTGGATTATTTGATGGTGGAAGAAGAtccaccctaaatctgggccaGCCTGCATAAAAGAACAcgaaagaaggaagcttttgctttttgcctccTTATCCTCAGTCTccctggcaagttcatctatccgAATTACTAAGGCACTCCTCTGCTGGTATTACAATCTACTTCTGTGAGGTCCCAACATAGACTCAAGACCTCTGACGGAATTACCTGAGACTGTGTCAAAGACTGACATGGCTAGGACTTTCAGTCTTATAAGTCAGATCCTTGGCCTTTCTTTCAAgagatagccattgttggactacttggaccacagcctgtaagctacTCTAAcaaaaccgtgtgtgtgtgtgtgtgtgtgtatacagccTGTAAGCTACTCTAAcaaaaccgtgtgtgtgtgtgtgtgtgtgtgtgtgtgtgtgtgtatacctgccAGTTAAGTTACATGAAAACAGTTTTTGTCTCCCcctcaagaaaagaaataaagtacaaTACTTCAAACCATGCCAAAGCAATTATAAGTACCTGCTTTTAATAGAAGCTtattgaaattaagaaaaatatcaagcAGAAAAATCTAATCTAACTCCATTCCTCTTACAGAAAAGGAAGTCATCATCTAGATAGATTGTGAGAAAGACTAGAATTCATGTCATCCAAATTATACAAACACGTCCTGTGAATTTTATGGAATATAcacatttgttattttgttttgttttgttttgttttgtttgttttctccaagacagggttatttctgtatagccttggctgtcctggaactcacaataatccagtctagcctcaaactcaagagaatttgcctgcctctgccttccaaatactACGATTAAAGGCTTACACATTTGTTACATGCAAGTTATGTTCTATTCTTCCAGTGAGAATAGACATAGCAGCTAATGCTAAGTTTAAAAATTACtgaacaagctgggcagtggtggtgcaatccagcactcaggagtctgaggaaggtggatttctaaaaatccaaaaatagcttgatctacagagcaagttccaggacagccagagctacacagagaaactctgtctcaaaaaaccaaaaaagacatgGGAATGCTAATTACCTTGATCACTGCATATTTACCAAATTATCACATCATACCCTAACAATATCTGTAATTTTTTcagttaaaaacaattttatcatCCAATTTAGAGTTCGTAAAAATGTGGCCAGAAATATGGCTCAGAAGATAAAGCACCTTCCACACAAACACAAGAATCAGTTTGCATCTTAGAACCACAAAGAGCCAGGAGGGCACAGTgacccacctgtaatcccagcatatggGAAGCAAAGATGGGGTCCCTAGAACAGACTGGCTAGCCATCTGTAAGACCTGCTTCAATATAAGGTAGAAAGTGGTTGCAGATGATTCCCAACATCAATTTcagtggcacacacatacactgtctcTATCTCCACATACATACAAGGGAGGAAAAGGTTGAGCTAAAGAGTCATAAatgattttcttgaagatattgcTTCTTTAAAAATCAGCACCAACCCATTCTTCAGCAGTCTGATTTAGCCTTCAAAGGCGCTGCTGCTCTTTAATCCTTTTAATTCCAAACTAGAGGCTACAGATCCTAGATTTACCAAAATCAAACTAAGAACATATGAAAATCAGAGTTGAGTTTTGGGGGGGTAGCATGAAGGTAGAAGGTGATTTCACAGGTATTTAAATACTGCTCACATGCCTGCTTCTCCTTAGTCTTACCTCACAGTGTTAGCATGCTGCTGTGCTTCACTGGCATGTTTATAGTTTCCCCTAAGGCACATTAACATGCTGCTTGAAACTTACTGatcttgagccatctcttctaatccttcatttttttttttttttttacaaagttttCCTTCTTTCACCTCCCTTTCATTAAAACCTGAATCTTCTTTGACACTGCTCTCCCTGTGGTGCTTCTACAATCAAGGTTGCTTACTCTCCCATACTTTGTGCAACTGGAGACAAGGTGTGTCAAGTACTCTCTGCTATCTAATGCTGCTTCCAGATCTATACTATCATTTTAGAAGCCTGGCTACGTCACACTCTATGTTTTCTTGCTGCTCTTGTCTATTCTCCCCATCAATTACTCAAATGCCTTTTACCAAAGACtcttgtccttttgtttgtttgtttgtttgtttttatgccttTGGGGGGGTGCATTTGTGCTCATTTAAGTACATTATATAGAGACCACAGGCTGTttactgagacaggatctctttgcCCAATCCTGACTTTGCTGATCTAGTTAGCAAGCCTGTCCAGGGGACTCCACTTTCTGCCTTCAGTGTGCTGTGCCTGCaagcttttatgtgggtactggggatctgaactctggccaTATGCTTTTATCAAGTGAtgtatccactgaaccatctccccagtcccttgtTCCTTACCATAATATCTACCTGAAGTCCTGTCATTATTCTAAGCAATGTTAACACATGCAATACAGATACCTCTTGGCCTCAGCAACTTTCTTAATGGCCAAACCTTGGTCACTGAACTGCTTTTGCTGTAAAATTCTAAACTCAATACCCAACACATACCTCTTACCATGTTTCCCACAACATTCTTAGAGTCACATTTTTCTTCCTAACACTTTTGGTTTGGTTCTTAGATGTAATCTGGACCTACAATTCACTTGATCACTACTCTCTATCAACTTCCTATTCACTTCAACCTGGATGCCAGCCCATCATTTCAATGACTTCAAACTACTTTATTCCTGTTATTCTCAACTCTCTTGGCTCATTGTCTTCCACTGGCCCATGCAACAAAACAGAACTACCTCAAATAAAACCTGTTGCATTCTCTGATCCCATATCCAGACTATTCAGTACACTGAAAGTCACTGGGCAAAGGGTGTCACTAGACAGACTAGCATGGTGTCACAAGGCCCCAAGTAAGCTCCTAACACACAGCCCTTGCTTCCTGTAGTTGGAAAAATTTCATACTTACTTTGCCAAATGTTTCATCTTATTCTCGGCAAATACCTCATATACTGCTTTAACATTAAGACCAACCAAGTCCCTCAGTTTCAGACACAAAACCCTCCCTAGCAGTATCAATCAATATCCATCCACAGATTTCTTTCTACATACTACATGCAGGATTATTTCTTCTACAAAGCCTACAAAACCTGAACTCTGGAGTTTACCCCAGCATCTATGGACATTTAATCAGCACCTACCATCAACTGTTCTGACTCTACTAAAGTGAGGGGGAGGAGAATCCCCTCTTCAATTCCATATTCCATTCTTCTGCTGGCTaacattttttcttcttgttcccaAACTGTTATCAAAATTGAGTCTGTATGGGTCCTGGTTCCACGCACTTACATCAGTCAagcccttcccttcttttttaatCCTTAACTCTTAACGTGTTGACAATTTATCTTTGCACTCTGATTTTCCCTTGTTCCTATCTGTGGCTTTAATTTTTAACTCAAAGCTCATGACAAATTATGCATATAATAGCCAGATAAGTTGCTTCAAAGTTTCTTAGATTTGGTATTAATAATTTGTCTCAATACTAACATATTCAAATTGAATTTATCTTCTCCCAaacccattttattttctcatgtgcCCCCACCTTTCTCATGTTGCTAACTCACACACGACAGGAACCCAGAATATTGGCACTTCTCTCCATACCCTCCAAACAGGAAATCTCCATGCCTGATTCATTATCTGAATATTCAGAATCTCCTCTTGTAACAATTAATTTCTATACTCATCTGATGCTGTCTCTAATATGTAAGCAAACACAACATAATTgctattagaaaaaaacaaagctaacACAAtgccaagtttaaaaaaaaagcattcaaaaCAAGCATAGCAAACATTGAGTCAAAAAAGTATAAATGAGGGCAGgtgagatagctctgtggttaagaacactagccaCTGGcggctcttctagaggacttaaattcaattcccagcaaccacatggtagctcaagaTCATCTATaaagagatctgataccctcttctagcatgtaggtatacatgcagacagagcattcccacacttaaaaatatataaacagagcTTTTCATAAATTTATAGCATGTTCCAATAGTTACTTTCCTGAAATAAATCTATACTTAGTAAGTCTAGCCTCATAACTCActagaaaaaataatgtattatgtATAAATACTAAAAGCAAAGTACAGAAATGGTCATCTTTTACAAATTTGGCATGAAATCATatctaagataaaaataaacatatatgaaaatattgttttaatatcACTTGCTTGTCACAATAtcagaaaacactgaagaaaagaatACATCATGAAAGATAACTTTACTAATTTTCTTCCTAGTTCTATGATGCAATGTTAACTATGGGAAAGCCTACAGCAAAAATGAGTGTTGAATAGAAGTGGGGTGGGAAGAAATTGCAAAAAACTTTTGTATTCTTGGTTTCTGCAACAAATTCACAATAATCCTCTTACTTTGGGCTCCTGATTGCAATTGGGACTATATTGTACTACCTGGTTAGaactaaatcttttttcttaatcattttcttttttttttaaagaattatttattttatttatatgagtacactgccgttatcttcagacacaccagaagaggaaattagatggcattacagatggttgtgagccaccatgtggttgctggaactgaactcaggatctctggaagatcagccggtgctctgaaccactgagccatttctccagcccctcttaaTCATTTTCTagtttagatttttattatttttttgtgtatgagtgttttgtgtgtgtgtgtgtgtgtgtgtgtgtgtgtgtgtgtgtgtgtaatgtgtctggtgcccacaaaggtcaaagagggcatcagatcccttagaactggagatATGTTGTGAGaaaccacatgggtgctggggaagcGAACATAATTAAGTCTTGTAGAGGgtaaaagaacagcaagtgctcttaactactgagccatctttccagccccacagaaCTAAAACTGAACTAGTAAAAAAGATTCTCATCAACATGATACATTAGACGCTATAAATGTTATGTCATAAAATGTTATCTGTACTCCATAATAAACCAAGAAGTTGGTGAGACAGTGCATGGATTATTACCTGAAGTTTTACTCAGCTCTGCTGACAATACAGCTGTCAGGGATCTGTCCTCTTTCTCTGTACCAGAAGGAagttttttctctgcttctttcataAGTACTTTGGGTTTGACTATGTTGCCCGTTTCTGTTTGAGGTTCCAAAGCAGAAACATTTGGAAGCAATAAGGACACCTCAGATGCACTGGACCTATTTTTGGAGAATTCATCTGAGACATGTACTTCATCTTTAGGATATATATTCTTGAAAGAAAGGTCACAGGGCAATTCTGAGCAAGGCAATGAATTGGCCCCACTCTGGACATTAGCAACTTCACTTTTCTTGGATACTTCTAGGTCAGTGTGCTCCTTGACTAATGTAGGAGAACTATCTTTAGCACTGACAAATGTGGGAAACTCATCTATTATCTCAATTGGAGATGAATCTGAAAAtgtttcactttcttttattttgtcttccttAGAAGAAAGTAAATCATCATTTGAATAAATTGCAGCATTAAACTCTTCCATTTGCAAAGAAATTGTCTCCTTTTTGGTCAATGTTGGAATTTCATTAGATGCATCATCTTTTGCAATATGTAAATTGGGCTGAAAAGACTCTAAATATGGCTTTCCTATCTCCTGAGGTGAAGCACTATGTCTCTCCTTATGTTTGTGTTGTGTCACTGTCTCAGACACTTCAGTGAGACTCTCCTCTGTGAGCATCACAGCCTCCTCTTGTGTTTGTGGGACTTCAGGAATTGAATCATCACTAAATAAGTCAACTGGTTCAGATTCAGGTGAGGAATCCTCCACTAGCTCAGAGTGATCAGGCACCAACTTCTCAAATTTTGCTATTTCTGAATAATTAGAGAAATCTGGACTTGGCTCAGTGGAGagctttgtttctttaattaaatCACATGCAATGGATATATAAGGAGCTTCCGTTTCCTGAACAGCTGCATTAAAACTTTCAGgctctttaatttcttcctttgttcctgaaGCTCTCAGTGCTACATTCATGGCTTCTTCATATGGTGGGGGATTTTCAGGCTCAAGCTTTATACTGTCGTAACTAATTGGAGACGGTACTTCTAGTGGGGATACATTGGGCTGCGCTACAAAAGCACCAGCGCTTGGGAGGAGAGAATTTAACGGTGCTTCCATAACAATATCAGGCAAAACTGGTGATGGAGTTGCTTCAGTTTCCTCAAATGATGGGCAAAGCTGTGCTGTGGGGTAAAGTGACTCTTGTATAGCTTCTGATGTCTGGACCAAGTCCACTTTTGTTTCATAAGCAATCTTTGTACCTGTGGCTTCATTCAGTTCACTTTCACAAGCTTCCTGAACTAAATCTGGCGTTAGACCTTCAGGCATGTTTGCCACTATTGCCTCAGTCACCTTTGATAAATTATCTGTTGTGACATAATCTGCCTCAGAATCCTGTACTGATACAAGGAAAGGATTTGACGTTTTGGGGCTAGTCTTCTCTGTTATAATTTGggccttcctttcttctatttttttttcatctgttttattttctgaagtgtGATCTTCtaacaaaggaaaaatgttttcttcGGTGCTTTCGGTTGTTGAGGTAAAGGAAGCACAGGTGATGTATGCTCTGGAGCCATCCTTTCCAAGTTCTGGGGTACTGGGGAAAGAAGCATCCTCATTTCTGCTTTCACTATCCTTCCCATGACTTTTTTGCTCCAGGCTATCTTCAAAGCATTTTTTGTCCACTTTACTTTCCATATTAGCTCTAGCAGCCAGCACATCCCTACTTCCTTCGTAAGTATCTTTCACTTCCCATGCTTGTTCAAATGGCTTAAAGTCTGCATACTCTTCCCTCACAGGTGCCACCACTGACATTtgcatttcattaaaaatgttcattgtCTTTTCTGGAGACATAACTCTGTCTTCTTTAACCACTTTAGTAAGGGTCACAGGTGACTCTTGTGGATTATGAAGGGCTGCACTACAAACTAAATCCTCTTGGTCTTTACTGCTCACAATTACTTCTTCCTTAGTGTTTTCTACTAATATGGCTGACTCTCCTTTTGGGGAGCCATTGAAAGATGATCCCATTTCTGAGTATTCTAATTCTGAAAACTTTGCTAAATCTCTATTGACAAATGGATTTGTTGCCCTCTCTGGCAACTCTTTAGAGGATGCATTTAAAGTTTCTTCAATAGTTCCTTCTGTGGATGACATTGCTGATAAGTTACTAAGGTATCTgtgttctttaaaagaaacagttgagagaggagacagagaaggaagagaggcagcagTTTCAAGCAGGACAGATGGGAAATCCTCTTGACCAGACGAAACAGTGTTACCTGGCTGCTCCTTCAAATCCATAATTTTTTCTGTGGCCATGGACAGAAAGGAAAATTAGAGAATGCCAGTGTTCTCAGAGCTAATGCAAGTTCTATGACATGTTAATAAAAGTGTTAGTAAACACTTATTAAATGAGATATGAATAGCACTTAgttaataaatatacacagacttgGATCATTACTGAAAATATGAACTATTGTCAATTTTAAAGAGTACATGGCTACTGTACAACATAGGTAACAGTGTTGTCTACCACACAGCCAAGTGGAGACTCTAAATAATGTCACTacaaagtaattaaaaacatCTAAGATAATGGATATGCTAATCAGCTAGACCTGACCATGCAACAATGAATAATGTATGGAATCATCACACTGTACCCTATACAtagttattaatttaaaatatcaaaagaaaaaataatgtacaGTTTCAGA from Mastomys coucha isolate ucsf_1 unplaced genomic scaffold, UCSF_Mcou_1 pScaffold22, whole genome shotgun sequence includes:
- the Rtn4 gene encoding reticulon-4 isoform X1 produces the protein MEDLDQSSLVSSSADSPPRPPPAFKYQFVTEPEDEEEEEEEEEEEEEEDDEDLEELEVLERKPAAGLSAAPVPPAAAAAPLLDFSSDSVPPAPRGPLPAAPPAAPERQPSWERSPAASAPSLPAAAAVLPSKLPEDDEPPARPPPPPPAGASPLAEPAAPPSTPAAPKRRGSGSVDETLFALPAASEPVIPSSAEKIMDLKEQPGNTVSSGQEDFPSVLLETAASLPSLSPLSTVSFKEHRYLSNLSAMSSTEGTIEETLNASSKELPERATNPFVNRDLAKFSELEYSEMGSSFNGSPKGESAILVENTKEEVIVSSKDQEDLVCSAALHNPQESPVTLTKVVKEDRVMSPEKTMNIFNEMQMSVVAPVREEYADFKPFEQAWEVKDTYEGSRDVLAARANMESKVDKKCFEDSLEQKSHGKDSESRNEDASFPSTPELGKDGSRAYITCASFTSTTESTEENIFPLLEDHTSENKTDEKKIEERKAQIITEKTSPKTSNPFLVSVQDSEADYVTTDNLSKVTEAIVANMPEGLTPDLVQEACESELNEATGTKIAYETKVDLVQTSEAIQESLYPTAQLCPSFEETEATPSPVLPDIVMEAPLNSLLPSAGAFVAQPNVSPLEVPSPISYDSIKLEPENPPPYEEAMNVALRASGTKEEIKEPESFNAAVQETEAPYISIACDLIKETKLSTEPSPDFSNYSEIAKFEKLVPDHSELVEDSSPESEPVDLFSDDSIPEVPQTQEEAVMLTEESLTEVSETVTQHKHKERHSASPQEIGKPYLESFQPNLHIAKDDASNEIPTLTKKETISLQMEEFNAAIYSNDDLLSSKEDKIKESETFSDSSPIEIIDEFPTFVSAKDSSPTLVKEHTDLEVSKKSEVANVQSGANSLPCSELPCDLSFKNIYPKDEVHVSDEFSKNRSSASEVSLLLPNVSALEPQTETGNIVKPKVLMKEAEKKLPSGTEKEDRSLTAVLSAELSKTSVVDLLYWRDIKKTGVVFGASLFLLLSLTVFSIVSVTAYIALALLSVTISFRIYKGVIQAIQKSDEGHPFRAYLESEVAISEELVQKYSNSALGHVNSTIKELRRLFLVDDLVDSLKFAVLMWVFTYVGALFNGLTLLILALISLFSIPVIYERHQAQIDHYLGLANKSVKDAMAKIQAKIPGLKRKAE